From a single Melioribacteraceae bacterium genomic region:
- a CDS encoding ABC transporter permease: MFNRIYAIAKKESRQLRRDTRMLFIVFFFPVVLLAIFGYAINFDVKHIQIAVYDQDRSDYSRDFISGLISSEYFDLIVNIESDDKIKELLNKKIVQAVVVIPADLSEKILTKREAKIQFLVDGVDGNSANVIQNYVNAATYSYSLELTKEYLAVTGKRMYVPIDLQPRFWFNPDLQSTRFLIPGLMGMILIITAVISISLSIVREKERGTIEQINVSPLSSLEFIVGKTIPYVAISLINASIVLSAGYILFGIAIKGSILLLLLGTFTFLFAALSLGIFISTIADSQQVAFQAANVTSLLPSLILSGFIFPIESMPAAIQLLTNITPAKFYIVILRAILLRGAGISAFWDQLIYLGIFGTVFIVLATLADKKSKNK, from the coding sequence ATGTTCAATAGAATTTATGCCATAGCAAAAAAAGAATCGCGGCAATTGCGGCGGGATACAAGAATGCTCTTTATTGTATTCTTCTTCCCTGTTGTTCTGCTAGCAATATTCGGATATGCAATAAATTTTGATGTTAAGCATATTCAAATAGCGGTTTATGACCAGGACAGATCAGATTATTCAAGGGATTTCATCAGCGGATTAATCAGTTCAGAATACTTTGATTTGATTGTTAATATAGAGAGTGATGATAAAATAAAAGAGCTACTAAATAAGAAGATTGTACAAGCCGTAGTAGTAATTCCGGCAGATTTATCAGAGAAAATCCTTACCAAGAGAGAAGCCAAAATTCAATTTTTAGTAGACGGTGTAGACGGTAATTCGGCGAATGTAATTCAAAATTATGTAAACGCCGCGACTTATAGTTATTCACTTGAATTGACAAAGGAGTATTTGGCAGTAACAGGTAAAAGGATGTATGTACCGATAGATCTGCAGCCAAGGTTTTGGTTCAATCCAGATTTACAATCGACCCGATTCCTAATACCGGGATTAATGGGAATGATTTTGATAATAACCGCGGTAATATCGATTTCACTTTCAATAGTACGGGAAAAAGAGAGAGGGACAATTGAGCAGATAAATGTCTCTCCCCTATCATCGCTTGAGTTCATAGTTGGAAAAACAATACCATATGTAGCAATATCATTAATAAATGCATCAATAGTTTTATCAGCAGGCTATATTCTTTTTGGAATTGCTATAAAGGGGAGCATATTATTATTACTATTAGGAACGTTTACATTTTTATTTGCAGCACTAAGTTTAGGAATATTCATTTCGACGATTGCAGATTCACAGCAAGTCGCATTTCAAGCAGCAAACGTTACATCACTATTACCATCGTTAATATTATCCGGCTTTATATTCCCGATTGAGAGTATGCCCGCAGCAATTCAATTACTGACAAATATAACACCGGCAAAATTTTATATAGTGATTTTACGAGCAATTCTCCTCCGCGGGGCAGGTATAAGTGCATTCTGGGATCAATTGATTTATCTCGGAATTTTCGGGACAGTATTTATTGTTTTAGCGACACTAGCAGATAAAAAATCAAAAAATAAGTGA
- a CDS encoding ABC transporter permease, with translation MKTIIQFIIKELLQVKRDKKMLVVIFMAPILQLIFLGYAANMDVNVVHTTIYDLDRTATSRDFIQRFEQSGYFMIDHYVESYDEVTELLENGKTLVVIVIPKDFEKKISRRETAPLQTIFEGSDGNKASIALGYIQGIATKYSQHIASEAKDKYGMKVSLNGSISPEVRVWYNPEMKTRNYMVPGILGLILMISTISLMSMAIVREREIGTLEQLIVTPLKPSQLLLGKLIPFTLIGFVVLIIVMVIMTQWFGIVVRGSKIYLLFTALLFVLSNLGIGLFISTVSKTQQQAMMASVFALMMPMIYLSGFAFPIENMPSVVQYITYLIPLRYFITILRGIVLKGIGFSSLWLETVILFGMGIVLLIFSSLRFSKRIE, from the coding sequence ATGAAGACGATTATTCAATTTATAATAAAAGAACTGCTTCAGGTAAAGCGGGATAAGAAAATGCTAGTAGTAATATTTATGGCTCCGATACTTCAGCTGATCTTTTTAGGATATGCAGCCAACATGGATGTTAACGTTGTACACACTACTATATATGATCTAGACAGGACCGCCACAAGCCGTGATTTTATCCAGCGATTTGAACAGTCCGGTTATTTTATGATTGATCATTATGTTGAAAGTTATGACGAAGTTACTGAGCTGCTAGAAAATGGTAAGACATTAGTAGTGATTGTAATTCCAAAGGACTTTGAGAAGAAAATAAGCAGACGAGAGACAGCTCCACTTCAGACAATCTTCGAGGGATCGGACGGGAACAAGGCATCGATAGCGTTAGGATACATTCAAGGAATTGCAACAAAATACTCGCAACACATCGCTTCTGAAGCAAAAGATAAATACGGTATGAAGGTTTCATTAAACGGTTCGATTTCTCCCGAAGTACGCGTATGGTACAATCCTGAAATGAAGACACGAAATTATATGGTACCCGGGATACTTGGATTGATATTGATGATATCAACAATATCATTAATGTCGATGGCGATAGTTCGCGAAAGAGAAATTGGTACATTGGAACAATTAATAGTAACACCCCTCAAACCCTCACAACTCCTACTTGGAAAACTGATTCCCTTCACATTGATTGGTTTTGTTGTGCTCATAATTGTAATGGTAATAATGACACAATGGTTTGGGATAGTAGTGCGAGGAAGTAAGATTTATTTATTATTTACGGCACTACTGTTTGTTTTGTCTAATCTAGGGATCGGATTATTTATTTCGACAGTATCGAAGACACAACAGCAAGCAATGATGGCATCGGTATTCGCCCTCATGATGCCAATGATTTACCTTTCGGGATTTGCCTTCCCTATTGAAAACATGCCCTCTGTTGTTCAATATATTACCTACTTAATCCCGCTAAGGTATTTCATAACTATTCTGCGCGGAATAGTTTTGAAGGGAATTGGTTTTTCGTCATTGTGGTTAGAGACGGTAATTCTATTTGGCATGGGTATAGTATTATTAATATTCAGCTCATTAAGATTCAGTAAAAGAATTGAGTAG
- a CDS encoding class I SAM-dependent methyltransferase — translation MMKEIKFDKNQAAKYEGYAEKAVFGYNQLYQMTLGLLMDERSINAKVLVVGSGTGKEIITFGNYMPFIEMTGIDPSEEMIKISRKKIEEKGLVNKINLYKGTVEDLPPDERYNIATVIFVLRFVEGEGEKMELLKRINERLKPGGRIVIIDQFEQSQSQQFNLLRNGWNNFLLMNGVSVNAAGMIIEKALAKRSLITENKFKKLLAETGYHNIVRFYSAFLHTGFIAEKI, via the coding sequence ATGATGAAGGAGATAAAATTCGATAAAAATCAAGCAGCAAAATATGAGGGTTATGCAGAAAAAGCTGTATTCGGCTATAATCAATTATACCAGATGACATTAGGGTTATTAATGGATGAGAGAAGTATTAATGCAAAAGTTTTAGTAGTTGGAAGCGGCACTGGCAAGGAGATAATAACTTTTGGGAATTATATGCCTTTTATAGAAATGACAGGCATTGATCCTTCAGAAGAAATGATAAAAATATCCCGAAAAAAGATTGAAGAAAAAGGATTAGTAAATAAAATAAACTTATATAAGGGCACAGTTGAGGATTTGCCTCCTGACGAAAGATACAATATAGCGACTGTGATTTTTGTATTAAGGTTTGTAGAGGGTGAAGGCGAGAAAATGGAGCTTTTGAAAAGAATAAACGAGCGATTAAAACCAGGCGGAAGGATTGTAATAATAGATCAATTTGAGCAATCACAAAGTCAGCAGTTTAACCTATTACGAAATGGCTGGAATAATTTTCTATTAATGAACGGAGTTTCCGTAAATGCAGCAGGAATGATAATTGAAAAAGCATTGGCAAAAAGAAGTTTAATAACAGAGAATAAGTTTAAAAAACTATTAGCAGAGACGGGATATCACAACATTGTGAGATTCTACTCTGCATTTCTGCATACAGGTTTTATAGCAGAAAAAATATAA
- a CDS encoding DUF3943 domain-containing protein, with protein sequence MIKKEKALIVAILIVMQLAGLIRIEAQTWSIETLPAGLSKYTLEEIEDTLQGIKQNEKNYWLPGAEVVGLNLGIWAFNRYITTEGWSAISWESIKNNFKNGFEWDADGYLMNQFWHPYHGANYYSIARANGLEFWESAPYAFGGSLMWEYFMEIEPPSYNDIVNTPVTGILLGEISFRVSELIVDESTTGFERFIREFSATLINPMNGIHRLLRGDMWKDGLGSEKSQYNLTISSGIHNVFLSKNINNSKTYMTIRGDLEYGNQLDIRNHKKPFDYFKVHSEVNFIKGDNIVGIFASGVLTDNKLDLFDGTRNIIGIYKEVDIHINTVYKLSATSVTGQIINTVPLTGGIMMQNYLGISAILMGGTNSQYAKEYGKDYNLGPGASGKIGIKISFKDNADIYANYKRYWIHTLSGADSEEFVGLLNAGTSYRIFSKTSLGLDFLLYERYGEYDNFPDTRDSNSAIRFYIKQSI encoded by the coding sequence ATGATAAAGAAAGAAAAAGCGCTGATAGTTGCAATATTAATAGTAATGCAATTAGCAGGATTAATAAGAATTGAGGCACAGACCTGGAGTATAGAAACACTGCCGGCTGGATTATCGAAATATACTCTGGAAGAGATAGAAGACACATTGCAAGGGATAAAACAAAATGAAAAGAATTACTGGCTACCAGGAGCAGAGGTTGTGGGACTAAATCTGGGGATATGGGCATTCAACCGATATATTACGACAGAAGGCTGGTCAGCAATCAGCTGGGAATCAATAAAAAATAATTTTAAAAATGGATTTGAATGGGATGCAGACGGCTACTTAATGAATCAATTCTGGCATCCATATCATGGAGCGAACTATTACAGTATTGCAAGGGCGAACGGATTAGAATTCTGGGAATCTGCACCATATGCATTTGGGGGCAGCCTGATGTGGGAATATTTTATGGAGATTGAGCCCCCATCATATAATGACATTGTAAATACGCCTGTAACAGGAATTTTACTTGGAGAAATATCTTTCAGAGTTTCAGAATTAATAGTAGATGAGAGCACAACTGGATTCGAGCGATTTATTAGGGAATTTTCTGCAACATTGATCAATCCGATGAATGGAATACACAGATTACTGCGAGGTGATATGTGGAAGGATGGGTTAGGAAGCGAGAAATCACAATATAATTTAACAATATCAAGCGGGATACATAATGTATTTTTAAGTAAAAATATAAATAACAGTAAAACATACATGACTATTAGAGGCGATTTAGAATATGGGAATCAATTAGATATTCGGAATCATAAAAAACCCTTTGACTATTTCAAGGTACACTCGGAGGTAAATTTTATAAAGGGAGATAATATAGTTGGAATATTTGCAAGCGGAGTTCTGACAGATAATAAACTCGATTTATTCGATGGCACCAGAAACATAATCGGTATATATAAAGAAGTAGATATTCATATAAATACAGTTTATAAATTGTCAGCAACAAGTGTAACAGGACAAATAATAAATACAGTACCTCTAACGGGTGGGATTATGATGCAAAATTATTTAGGGATATCGGCAATATTAATGGGCGGAACAAATTCACAATATGCCAAAGAATATGGGAAAGATTACAATTTAGGGCCCGGTGCAAGCGGGAAAATAGGGATCAAGATATCGTTTAAAGATAATGCTGACATATATGCAAACTATAAAAGGTACTGGATACACACATTGAGCGGAGCGGACAGCGAAGAATTCGTTGGTTTACTAAATGCAGGAACAAGCTACAGAATATTTTCAAAGACATCGTTAGGATTAGATTTTTTGCTTTACGAAAGGTATGGAGAATACGACAATTTCCCGGATACCAGGGATTCGAATTCAGCAATCAGGTTTTATATAAAGCAATCAATATGA
- a CDS encoding BamA/TamA family outer membrane protein, whose product MMIQQSGEMINNKIRYLILIAGLIIITEESHSQSIEESIKVSKEGFYPVPVLFYLPSTGYAFGAAFIYYNTPDSANPDRFPDIIGGYGTYSTKGQIQGSLRVNRFYDGNKYRFDFEASYYHTPDIFWGIGPDPSTKVSEKVTYNQTRLKLDFLGSIKEDIYVGPYYWFEKFTLSEYDPRGVIAAGNLTGSLGITTSGLGIEIILDKRDSLFFPTKGIFADMKGLYFNKLIGSDVNFLRFDVDIRYYMEVAKGEVIALNTLLNSTAGEVPIQMLPKLGSHQMMRGYPMGKYLDKNLWAFQAEYRRALFWRIGLSLFAGVGQVFPKYSEFSISDLKIAGGAGLRYMLDKDQHLNVRLDIAQSREGTYVYFTIQEAF is encoded by the coding sequence ATGATGATTCAGCAAAGCGGTGAGATGATAAACAATAAAATTAGATATTTAATATTGATTGCAGGATTGATAATAATTACAGAAGAATCACACAGTCAATCAATAGAAGAGAGTATAAAGGTAAGTAAAGAAGGATTTTACCCTGTTCCGGTTTTATTTTATTTACCATCAACGGGGTATGCATTCGGAGCAGCATTTATATATTACAATACACCTGATTCAGCAAATCCCGATCGATTCCCGGACATAATTGGAGGATACGGGACATATTCAACTAAAGGACAAATTCAAGGGAGTTTAAGAGTAAACCGATTTTACGATGGTAATAAATATCGATTTGATTTTGAGGCATCATACTATCATACACCCGATATATTCTGGGGGATTGGTCCTGATCCAAGTACAAAAGTGAGCGAGAAAGTAACATATAATCAGACCAGACTAAAGCTAGATTTTCTTGGCTCTATTAAGGAAGACATATATGTTGGTCCATACTACTGGTTTGAAAAATTCACACTTTCAGAATATGATCCGAGAGGAGTAATAGCCGCAGGAAATCTGACAGGTTCATTAGGAATAACCACATCAGGATTAGGAATAGAAATAATACTTGATAAGCGCGATAGTTTATTTTTCCCAACGAAAGGGATATTTGCCGACATGAAAGGACTCTATTTCAACAAATTAATCGGGAGTGATGTAAATTTTTTACGATTTGATGTTGACATCCGATACTATATGGAAGTAGCAAAAGGAGAAGTAATAGCTTTAAATACGTTATTAAACAGCACAGCAGGCGAAGTGCCAATACAAATGTTACCGAAGTTAGGGAGCCATCAAATGATGCGCGGTTATCCAATGGGTAAATACCTTGATAAAAATTTATGGGCATTTCAGGCAGAATACAGAAGAGCATTATTCTGGAGAATAGGATTATCTCTATTTGCGGGTGTCGGACAAGTATTTCCAAAATATTCCGAATTCAGCATAAGTGATTTAAAGATTGCAGGAGGAGCCGGGCTAAGATATATGCTAGATAAAGACCAGCATTTAAATGTAAGGTTAGATATCGCTCAATCTCGTGAGGGGACATATGTTTATTTTACTATTCAAGAGGCTTTTTAG